Proteins encoded together in one Variovorax paradoxus window:
- a CDS encoding PQQ-dependent sugar dehydrogenase — protein MGRAAVLAGLAFAGTVVAQLRPETISSGLENPWGVAFLPNGRFAVTERAGRLRVIAADGKISPPVTGLPAIAAGGQGGLLDVLADSGFEKNRTLYFCFSEPQAGGSANGTALARAQLSEEGAKLENLRIIFSQQPKVASRNHFGCRIVEARDGTLFLTLGDRYSRKDDAQKLDSHLGKVVRIAKDGTVPKDNPFVGRSGALPEIWSYGHRNGQGATLAPDGRLWMTEHGPQGGDELNVPQAGRNYGWPVITYGENYGGGKIGDGLTASEGMEQPLHYWVPSIAPSGMAFLTSDRYGTGWRGNLFVGSLKFGYLDRIELKDGKVVAEHRLLADGRARIRDVKQGPDGLLYVLTDESDGKLLRLRPN, from the coding sequence ATGGGTCGCGCAGCTGTCCTGGCGGGGTTGGCGTTCGCGGGCACCGTTGTAGCGCAGCTACGCCCTGAGACCATTTCGTCCGGTCTCGAGAATCCATGGGGCGTCGCCTTCCTGCCGAACGGCCGTTTCGCGGTGACCGAACGCGCCGGGCGTTTGCGGGTGATTGCTGCGGACGGAAAAATCAGCCCGCCAGTGACCGGGTTACCTGCGATTGCGGCGGGCGGCCAGGGTGGCCTGCTCGACGTGCTGGCGGATTCAGGCTTCGAAAAGAACCGCACGCTGTACTTCTGTTTTTCCGAACCCCAGGCAGGGGGCTCGGCCAACGGCACTGCGCTGGCCCGCGCACAGCTTTCGGAAGAGGGCGCGAAGCTGGAGAACCTGCGCATCATCTTCAGCCAGCAACCCAAGGTGGCCAGCCGCAATCATTTCGGCTGCCGCATTGTCGAAGCGAGAGACGGCACGCTGTTTCTTACGCTGGGCGACCGGTACAGCCGCAAGGACGATGCGCAGAAGCTCGACAGCCACCTGGGCAAAGTCGTGCGCATTGCCAAAGACGGAACCGTGCCAAAGGACAACCCGTTTGTCGGCCGGAGTGGGGCGCTGCCTGAAATCTGGAGCTACGGCCACCGCAATGGCCAGGGCGCGACGCTCGCGCCGGACGGCCGCCTGTGGATGACGGAGCACGGCCCCCAAGGCGGCGACGAGCTCAATGTTCCGCAAGCTGGCCGCAACTACGGCTGGCCGGTGATCACCTACGGTGAAAACTACGGCGGCGGCAAGATTGGCGACGGCCTCACCGCGAGCGAAGGGATGGAGCAGCCGTTGCACTACTGGGTGCCGTCGATTGCGCCATCGGGCATGGCCTTCCTGACCAGCGACCGGTATGGCACGGGGTGGAGGGGCAATCTCTTCGTCGGATCGCTCAAGTTCGGCTATCTCGACCGCATCGAGCTGAAAGACGGCAAGGTGGTGGCCGAGCACAGGCTGCTGGCCGACGGAAGGGCGCGTATCCGCGACGTGAAGCAGGGGCCGGACGGATTGCTTTATGTACTGACCGACGAATCCGACGGCAAGCTGCTGCGGTTAAGGCCGAACTGA
- a CDS encoding alpha/beta fold hydrolase: protein MRIFYWRLSARRPLLLLSLCAVLLVSGCGGMRTANTPLESTLEKSSCTPNADTLLLLLPGAYSHPDDFTREGFVKALGDNRLAVDAMLVDAHLGYYNNKTILDRLSKDVMAPARSKGYKSIWIVGISVGGFGGLLYAQTHPGELAGLVTIAPYLGERALSLDIANAGGVAHWTGPLDAPPGSDPRTPNETQLWQWLRGHVGHSATFGARPPLYLGYGIDDRFAFSHRLLAAALPEGRVFTTEGGHDWPEWMRLWRSMLPTLPLPGCSG from the coding sequence ATGCGGATCTTTTACTGGCGCCTCTCAGCGCGGCGCCCTCTCCTGCTGCTGAGCCTTTGCGCCGTGCTCCTGGTCTCCGGCTGCGGCGGCATGCGAACGGCCAACACGCCGCTGGAGAGCACGCTCGAAAAGAGCAGCTGCACCCCGAACGCGGACACGCTGCTTTTGCTCCTGCCCGGCGCCTATTCGCACCCGGACGATTTCACGCGCGAGGGTTTCGTCAAGGCGCTAGGCGACAACAGGCTCGCGGTGGACGCGATGCTGGTCGATGCGCACCTCGGCTACTACAACAACAAGACCATCCTCGACCGGTTGAGCAAGGACGTGATGGCACCGGCACGCAGCAAGGGCTACAAGTCGATCTGGATCGTCGGCATTTCGGTCGGCGGATTCGGCGGGCTTCTCTACGCGCAAACCCACCCCGGCGAACTGGCCGGCCTCGTGACCATCGCGCCTTATCTGGGGGAACGCGCGCTCAGCCTGGACATCGCCAATGCGGGCGGCGTGGCCCACTGGACCGGGCCGCTGGACGCCCCACCGGGCAGCGACCCGCGAACGCCGAACGAAACGCAGCTTTGGCAATGGCTGCGCGGCCACGTCGGCCATAGCGCCACCTTCGGCGCGCGCCCGCCGCTTTACCTGGGCTACGGCATCGACGACCGCTTTGCCTTCAGCCACCGGCTCCTGGCCGCTGCGCTGCCGGAGGGCCGCGTGTTCACGACCGAGGGCGGCCATGACTGGCCCGAGTGGATGCGCCTCTGGCGCAGCATGCTGCCCACGCTGCCTCTGCCGGGCTGCTCAGGCTGA
- a CDS encoding isochorismatase family protein, which produces MLLDASQSQLVLIDYQAQLMPAIFEADAVAQNAVRLGKMARLFEVPVWGTEHNPSKLGETLPSIRALYQRTLPKMHFSGMEEGLGEWLRVPPKAPQGNARSLPKHLQKPAAAAEERNTIVIAGCEAHVCLLQTALDLLEDEFEVWVVTDACSSRTERNRDAAFDRLAGAGAELVTTEMVGFEWLRTAEHPAFPELLKIIR; this is translated from the coding sequence ATGCTGCTCGACGCCTCGCAATCCCAACTCGTGCTGATCGACTACCAGGCGCAACTGATGCCTGCGATCTTCGAGGCCGATGCCGTGGCGCAGAACGCCGTGCGCCTGGGCAAGATGGCGCGCCTGTTCGAGGTGCCGGTCTGGGGCACCGAGCACAACCCCTCGAAGCTCGGCGAAACCCTGCCCAGCATTCGCGCGCTGTACCAGCGAACCTTGCCCAAGATGCATTTCAGCGGCATGGAGGAGGGCCTTGGCGAATGGCTGCGCGTGCCGCCCAAGGCGCCGCAGGGCAACGCCCGCAGCCTGCCGAAGCACCTGCAGAAGCCTGCGGCCGCAGCCGAAGAGCGCAACACCATCGTGATTGCCGGCTGCGAGGCGCATGTGTGCCTGCTGCAGACCGCACTCGATCTTCTTGAAGACGAGTTTGAAGTTTGGGTGGTGACCGACGCCTGCAGCTCTCGCACCGAGCGCAATCGCGACGCGGCCTTCGACCGGTTGGCCGGCGCGGGCGCCGAGTTGGTGACCACCGAGATGGTCGGCTTCGAGTGGCTGCGCACGGCCGAGCACCCGGCATTCCCCGAGCTGCTGAAGATCATTCGATAA
- a CDS encoding propionate--CoA ligase: MAGADFHNQETSQMSRYEEFYRRSVDAPEAFWAEQARLIDWKTPPTQVLDASQPPFARWFVGGSTNLCHNAVDRHVAECGDQPALIFVSTETGTERTYSFRELHAEVQRTAASLVELGVGKGDRVLIYMPMIPEAAFAMLACARIGAIHCVVFGGFASGSLAARIEDAEPKVVVSADAGSRGGKVIAYKPLLDEAIRISKHKPPAVLLTDRGLAPMALTAGRDHLAAELSLKHRATEVPCTWLAATDISYTIYTSGTTGKPKGVQRDVGGYAVALAASMKHIFDGRAGETYFSTSDIGWVVGHSYIVYGPLIAGMATLMYEGLPTQGIDKQPDGGIWWRLVEKYKVTVKFSAPTAVRVLRKQDPALLRKYDLSSLRALFLAGEPLDEPTARWIADGLGVPIIDNYWQTESGWPIITIANGVEKKPSKFGSPGVPMYGYRVKILHESTGEELTGANEKGVVVIEGPTPPGFMQTVWKDDRRFVDTYWKTVPGKMVYSTFDWGIRDEDGYFYILGRTDDVINVAGHRLGTREIEESISGHAGVAEVAVVGVADALKGQVAMAFVVPRDGQAVTDPDVALKLEGEIMKVVADQLGALARPARVRFVNGLPKTRSGKLLRRAIQAVCEQRDPGDLTTMDDPATLQQIKQLLSSA; this comes from the coding sequence ATCGCCGGAGCTGATTTCCATAACCAGGAGACATCGCAGATGAGCCGCTACGAAGAGTTCTATCGCCGGTCGGTGGATGCGCCCGAGGCGTTCTGGGCCGAGCAGGCCCGGCTGATCGACTGGAAGACGCCGCCGACCCAGGTTCTGGACGCCAGCCAGCCGCCATTTGCCCGCTGGTTCGTGGGTGGAAGCACCAATCTGTGCCACAACGCCGTCGACCGGCATGTAGCCGAATGCGGCGATCAACCTGCGTTGATCTTCGTATCGACTGAAACCGGAACCGAAAGAACCTACAGCTTTCGCGAACTGCATGCCGAGGTGCAGCGCACCGCGGCCAGCCTGGTCGAGCTCGGGGTGGGCAAAGGCGACCGCGTGCTCATCTATATGCCGATGATTCCGGAAGCGGCGTTCGCCATGCTGGCCTGCGCGCGGATCGGCGCCATCCATTGCGTGGTTTTCGGCGGCTTCGCCAGTGGCTCGCTGGCGGCGCGCATCGAAGACGCCGAGCCCAAGGTGGTGGTGAGCGCCGACGCCGGTTCTCGCGGCGGCAAGGTCATTGCGTACAAGCCGCTGCTCGACGAGGCCATCAGGATTTCAAAGCACAAGCCACCGGCCGTGCTCCTGACCGATCGCGGCCTTGCGCCCATGGCATTGACCGCCGGGCGCGACCACCTGGCTGCCGAGTTGAGCCTGAAGCATCGCGCCACCGAAGTGCCATGCACCTGGCTGGCCGCCACCGACATCAGTTACACCATCTACACGAGCGGCACCACCGGCAAGCCGAAGGGCGTGCAGCGCGATGTCGGCGGCTATGCGGTGGCGCTGGCCGCCAGCATGAAGCACATCTTCGACGGGCGGGCGGGCGAAACCTATTTTTCGACCAGCGACATCGGCTGGGTGGTGGGCCACAGCTACATCGTCTATGGGCCGCTGATCGCCGGCATGGCCACCCTGATGTACGAGGGCCTGCCCACCCAGGGCATCGACAAGCAGCCTGACGGCGGCATCTGGTGGCGCCTGGTCGAGAAATACAAGGTCACGGTGAAGTTCAGCGCGCCCACCGCGGTGCGCGTGCTCAGGAAGCAAGACCCGGCGCTGCTCAGAAAATACGACCTGTCGAGCCTGCGCGCGCTCTTCCTGGCGGGCGAACCGCTCGACGAGCCCACAGCGCGGTGGATTGCCGACGGCTTGGGCGTGCCGATCATCGACAACTATTGGCAGACCGAATCGGGCTGGCCGATCATCACCATTGCCAATGGCGTGGAGAAAAAGCCCAGCAAATTCGGCAGCCCGGGCGTGCCGATGTACGGCTACCGCGTGAAGATCCTGCACGAATCCACAGGTGAGGAACTGACGGGCGCCAACGAAAAGGGCGTGGTCGTGATCGAAGGGCCCACGCCGCCGGGCTTCATGCAAACGGTGTGGAAGGACGACCGGCGGTTCGTCGACACCTATTGGAAAACCGTACCCGGCAAGATGGTCTATTCGACCTTCGACTGGGGGATTCGCGACGAAGACGGTTACTTCTACATCCTCGGGCGCACCGACGACGTGATCAACGTGGCCGGGCACCGCCTCGGCACGCGCGAGATCGAGGAGAGCATTTCGGGGCACGCCGGCGTGGCCGAGGTGGCGGTGGTCGGCGTGGCCGATGCGCTCAAGGGGCAGGTGGCCATGGCTTTCGTCGTACCGCGGGACGGCCAGGCAGTTACCGACCCCGACGTGGCGCTGAAGCTGGAGGGCGAAATCATGAAAGTGGTGGCCGACCAGCTCGGCGCGCTGGCGCGGCCGGCCCGCGTGCGCTTTGTGAACGGGCTGCCCAAGACCCGCAGCGGCAAGCTGCTGCGGCGGGCGATCCAGGCCGTGTGCGAGCAGCGCGATCCGGGCGACCTGACCACCATGGACGACCCCGCCACGCTGCAACAGATCAAACAACTACTTTCTTCTGCCTGA
- a CDS encoding 2-oxoglutarate dehydrogenase E1 component, with translation MSDSSTPSAYTAYQGNTYLFGGNAPYVEEMYENYLANPGSVPDNWRSYFDALQNVPAVDGSNTRDVPHQPVINAFAERAKQGTTRVVQASGADSELGRKRTAVQQLIAAYRNVGARWADLDPLKRAERPAIPELEPSFYGFTDADLETVFNTSNTFFGKETMSLRDLLNALRETYCGTMGAEYMYTTDQNHKRWWQQKLESARTNPKLTAEQKKHVLNRLTAAEGLERFLHTKYVGQKRFSLEGGESFIVSMDELINQAGVKGVQEIVIGMAHRGRLNVLVNSLGKLPADLFAEFDHTAPEDLPSGDVKYHQGFSSDVTTPGGPVHLSLAFNPSHLEIVNPVVEGSVRSRMDRRADPQGKQVLPVLVHGDAAFAGQGVVMETLALAETRGYFTGGTVHIVINNQIGFTTSDPRDSRSTLYCSDIVKMIEAPVLHVNGDDPEAVVLATQLALEFRMEFQKDVVVDIVCFRKLGHNEQDTPSLTQPLMYKKIAQHPGTRKLYADKLAAQGLGDTLGDDMVKAQRAAFDEGKNTIDPVLTNFKSKYAVDWSPYLNKKWTDAGDTAIPSSEWKRLAEKITTVPAGFTVHPLVKKVLDDRAAMGRGDVNVDWGMGEHMAFASLVASGYPVRLSGEDSGRGTFTHRHAVLHDQNREKFDVGTYTPLQNVAENQAPFVVIDSILSEEAVLAFEYGYASNDPNTLVIWEAQFGDFVNGAQVVIDQFIASGEVKWGRVNGLTMMLPHGYEGQGPEHSSARLERFMQLSADTNMQVVQPTTASQIFHVLRRQMVRNLRKPLIILTPKSLLRNKDATSPLSEFTKGSFQTVIPDSKGLKAEKVKRLIACSGKVYYDLFKKREEQGNEDVAIIRVEQLYPFPHKAFAAEIKKYPNLVDVVWCQDEPQNQGAWFFVQHYIHENMQEGQKLGYSGRAASASPAVGYSHLHQEQQKALVDGAFGKLKGFVLTK, from the coding sequence ATGAGCGATTCTTCTACGCCATCGGCGTACACCGCCTATCAAGGCAACACATACCTCTTCGGCGGCAATGCGCCCTACGTCGAAGAGATGTACGAAAACTACCTTGCCAACCCTGGCAGCGTGCCTGACAACTGGCGCTCGTATTTCGATGCGCTGCAGAATGTTCCCGCCGTAGACGGCTCCAATACCCGCGATGTGCCGCACCAGCCGGTCATCAACGCCTTTGCAGAACGTGCCAAGCAGGGCACGACCCGCGTGGTCCAGGCCAGCGGCGCAGACTCCGAACTGGGCCGCAAGCGCACCGCCGTCCAGCAGCTGATTGCCGCCTACCGCAACGTCGGAGCCCGCTGGGCCGACCTCGACCCCCTCAAGCGCGCCGAGCGCCCGGCCATTCCGGAACTCGAGCCCTCGTTCTACGGCTTTACCGACGCCGACCTCGAGACGGTGTTCAACACGAGCAACACCTTCTTCGGCAAAGAGACCATGTCGCTGCGCGACCTGCTCAATGCCTTGCGTGAAACGTATTGCGGCACGATGGGCGCCGAGTACATGTACACCACCGACCAGAACCACAAGCGCTGGTGGCAGCAGAAGCTCGAAAGCGCCCGGACCAACCCCAAGCTGACGGCCGAGCAGAAGAAGCACGTGCTGAACCGCCTTACGGCGGCCGAGGGCCTCGAGCGCTTCCTGCATACCAAGTACGTGGGCCAGAAGCGCTTCTCGCTCGAAGGCGGCGAGAGCTTCATCGTCTCGATGGACGAGCTCATCAACCAGGCCGGCGTCAAGGGCGTGCAGGAAATCGTGATCGGCATGGCCCACCGCGGCCGCCTGAACGTGCTGGTCAATTCGCTGGGCAAGCTGCCCGCCGACCTGTTCGCCGAGTTCGACCACACCGCACCTGAAGACCTGCCAAGCGGCGACGTGAAGTACCACCAGGGCTTCAGCTCGGACGTGACCACCCCTGGCGGCCCGGTGCACCTGAGCCTTGCGTTCAACCCCTCGCACCTCGAAATCGTGAACCCCGTGGTCGAAGGCTCCGTGCGTTCGCGCATGGACCGCCGCGCCGACCCGCAGGGCAAGCAGGTGCTGCCCGTGCTGGTGCACGGCGACGCCGCCTTCGCGGGCCAGGGCGTCGTGATGGAAACGCTGGCACTGGCAGAAACGCGCGGCTACTTCACCGGCGGCACGGTGCATATCGTCATCAACAACCAGATCGGCTTCACCACCAGCGACCCGCGCGACAGCCGCTCGACGCTGTACTGCTCGGACATCGTCAAGATGATCGAGGCGCCGGTGCTGCACGTGAACGGCGACGATCCCGAAGCCGTGGTGCTGGCTACCCAGCTCGCCCTCGAATTCCGCATGGAGTTCCAGAAGGACGTGGTTGTGGACATCGTCTGCTTCCGCAAGCTCGGCCACAACGAGCAGGACACGCCTTCGCTCACGCAGCCGCTCATGTACAAGAAGATCGCCCAGCATCCCGGCACGCGCAAGCTGTACGCCGACAAGCTGGCCGCTCAAGGCCTGGGCGACACGCTCGGCGACGACATGGTCAAGGCGCAACGCGCGGCCTTCGACGAAGGCAAGAACACCATCGACCCGGTGCTCACCAACTTCAAGAGCAAGTACGCGGTCGACTGGAGCCCCTACCTCAACAAGAAGTGGACCGATGCCGGCGACACGGCCATTCCGTCCAGCGAGTGGAAGCGCCTGGCCGAGAAGATCACCACGGTGCCGGCCGGCTTCACGGTGCACCCGCTCGTGAAGAAGGTGCTGGACGACCGCGCCGCCATGGGCCGCGGCGACGTGAACGTCGACTGGGGCATGGGCGAGCACATGGCTTTCGCCTCTCTGGTGGCCAGCGGCTACCCGGTTCGCCTCTCGGGCGAGGACTCGGGCCGTGGCACCTTCACGCACCGCCACGCCGTGCTGCACGACCAGAACCGCGAGAAGTTCGACGTCGGCACCTACACTCCGCTGCAGAACGTGGCTGAAAACCAGGCGCCGTTCGTCGTCATCGACTCCATCCTCTCGGAAGAAGCCGTCCTCGCGTTCGAATACGGCTACGCATCGAACGACCCGAACACGCTCGTGATCTGGGAAGCCCAGTTCGGCGACTTCGTGAACGGCGCGCAAGTGGTGATCGACCAGTTCATCGCTTCGGGCGAAGTGAAGTGGGGCCGCGTCAACGGCCTGACCATGATGCTGCCGCACGGCTACGAAGGCCAGGGCCCCGAGCACAGCTCGGCACGCCTGGAGCGCTTCATGCAGCTGAGCGCGGACACCAACATGCAAGTGGTGCAGCCGACCACGGCCAGCCAGATCTTCCACGTGCTGCGCCGCCAGATGGTGCGCAACCTGCGCAAGCCGCTCATCATCCTTACGCCCAAGTCGCTGCTGCGCAACAAGGATGCAACGTCGCCGCTGTCCGAGTTCACCAAGGGCAGCTTCCAGACGGTCATTCCGGACAGCAAGGGCCTGAAGGCAGAGAAGGTCAAGCGCCTGATCGCCTGCTCGGGCAAGGTCTACTACGACCTGTTCAAGAAGCGCGAAGAGCAGGGCAACGAGGACGTGGCGATCATCCGCGTCGAGCAGCTCTACCCGTTCCCGCACAAGGCCTTTGCCGCCGAGATCAAGAAGTACCCGAATCTCGTCGACGTGGTCTGGTGCCAGGACGAGCCGCAGAACCAGGGCGCCTGGTTCTTCGTGCAGCACTACATCCACGAAAACATGCAGGAAGGCCAGAAGCTCGGCTACTCCGGCCGTGCCGCTTCGGCATCGCCGGCGGTGGGCTACTCGCACCTGCACCAGGAACAGCAGAAGGCGCTCGTCGATGGCGCATTTGGCAAGCTCAAGGGCTTCGTGCTGACCAAGTAA
- the odhB gene encoding 2-oxoglutarate dehydrogenase complex dihydrolipoyllysine-residue succinyltransferase, with the protein MSIVEVKVPQLSESVAEATMLTWKKKAGEAVAVDEILIEIETDKVVLEVPAPSAGVLAEIVQPDGATVVADQLIARIDTEGKGAAAAPAAAPAAAAPAPAAAPAPAAAPAPAAAAAAAGGSKADVAMPAAAKLLADNNLKTSDVAGTGKDGRVTKGDVLGAVASGAKPAATVAAPAAKPALPQVSAPSGTADLGERPEQRVPMSRLRARIAERLLQSQATNAILTTFNEVNMAPVMELRKRFQDSFTKEHGVKLGFMSFFVKAAVHALKKYPVINASVDGNDILYHGYFDIGIAVGSPRGLVVPILRNADQMSFADIEKKIAEYGKKAQDGKLGIEEMTGGTFSISNGGTFGSMLSTPIINPPQSAILGVHATKDRAVVENGQIVIRPMNYLAMSYDHRIIDGREAVLGLVAMKEALEDPSRLLFDI; encoded by the coding sequence ATGTCTATCGTAGAAGTCAAAGTCCCCCAGCTTTCCGAATCCGTGGCCGAAGCCACCATGCTCACCTGGAAGAAGAAGGCCGGCGAAGCCGTCGCCGTCGATGAAATCCTGATCGAGATCGAGACCGACAAGGTCGTGCTCGAAGTGCCCGCACCCTCGGCCGGCGTGCTGGCCGAAATCGTCCAGCCCGATGGCGCCACCGTGGTGGCCGACCAGCTCATCGCCAGGATCGACACCGAAGGCAAGGGCGCGGCCGCCGCACCGGCGGCAGCACCCGCCGCCGCAGCCCCGGCGCCCGCCGCAGCCCCGGCGCCCGCCGCTGCACCGGCCCCCGCAGCCGCTGCCGCAGCCGCCGGCGGCTCGAAGGCCGACGTTGCCATGCCCGCCGCTGCCAAGCTGCTGGCCGACAACAACCTGAAGACCAGCGACGTGGCCGGTACCGGCAAGGACGGCCGCGTCACCAAGGGCGACGTGCTCGGCGCCGTGGCTTCGGGCGCCAAGCCTGCCGCCACCGTGGCGGCACCGGCCGCCAAGCCTGCGCTGCCGCAAGTCTCGGCACCCTCTGGCACCGCAGACCTGGGCGAACGCCCCGAGCAGCGCGTGCCGATGAGCCGCCTGCGCGCCCGCATTGCCGAGCGCCTGCTGCAATCGCAAGCCACCAACGCCATCCTGACGACCTTCAACGAGGTCAACATGGCACCGGTGATGGAACTGCGCAAGCGCTTCCAGGACAGCTTCACCAAGGAACACGGCGTGAAGCTCGGCTTCATGAGCTTCTTCGTGAAGGCCGCGGTGCATGCGCTGAAGAAGTACCCGGTGATCAACGCCTCGGTCGACGGCAACGACATCCTGTACCACGGCTACTTCGACATCGGTATTGCTGTCGGTTCGCCGCGCGGCCTGGTGGTGCCCATCCTGCGCAATGCCGACCAGATGAGCTTTGCCGACATCGAGAAGAAGATTGCCGAATACGGCAAGAAGGCGCAGGACGGCAAGCTCGGCATCGAAGAGATGACTGGCGGCACGTTCTCCATCTCGAACGGCGGCACCTTCGGCTCGATGCTATCGACCCCGATCATCAACCCGCCCCAGTCGGCCATCCTCGGCGTGCACGCCACCAAGGACCGCGCCGTCGTCGAGAACGGCCAGATCGTCATCCGCCCGATGAACTACCTTGCCATGAGCTATGACCACCGCATCATCGACGGCCGCGAAGCCGTGCTGGGCCTGGTCGCCATGAAGGAGGCGCTGGAAGATCCGTCGCGCCTGCTGTTCGACATCTGA
- the lpdA gene encoding dihydrolipoyl dehydrogenase, which translates to MANKQFDVIVIGGGPGGYIAAIRAAQLGFNVACIDEWKNGKGGPAPGGTCTNVGCIPSKALLQSSEHFEQAGHHFADHGIKVEGLGLDIDKMLARKDQVVKQNNDGILYLFKKNKISFFHGRGSFVKTDETGYEIKVAGAAEESISGKHIIVATGSNARALPGTPFDEENILSNDGALRIGAVPKKLGLIGSGVIGLEMGSVWRRLGAEVTVLEALPTFLGAVDEQIAKEAKKAFDKQKLKIELGVKVGEIKLSKKGVSVAWTNAKGEAQTLEVDKLIVSIGRVPNTIGLNAEAVGLKLDERGAIAVDDDCKTSLPNVWAIGDVVRGPMLAHKAEEEGVAVAERIAGQHGHVNFNTVPWVIYTSPEIAWVGQTEQQLKAAGRAYKAGTFPFLANGRARALGDTTGMVKFLADAATDEILGVHIVGPQASELISEAVVAMEFKASAEDIARICHAHPSLSEATKEAALAVDKRTLNF; encoded by the coding sequence ATGGCAAACAAACAATTCGACGTCATCGTCATCGGCGGCGGCCCCGGCGGCTACATCGCGGCCATTCGCGCCGCGCAACTCGGCTTCAACGTCGCGTGTATCGACGAGTGGAAAAACGGCAAGGGCGGCCCGGCACCGGGCGGCACCTGCACCAACGTCGGCTGCATTCCGTCGAAGGCGCTGCTGCAATCGTCGGAGCACTTCGAGCAGGCCGGCCACCACTTTGCCGACCACGGCATCAAGGTCGAGGGCCTTGGCCTGGACATCGACAAGATGCTGGCCCGCAAGGACCAGGTCGTGAAGCAGAACAACGACGGCATCCTGTACCTGTTCAAGAAGAACAAGATCAGCTTCTTCCATGGCCGCGGCTCGTTCGTGAAAACCGACGAAACCGGCTATGAGATCAAGGTGGCGGGCGCGGCCGAAGAATCGATCAGCGGCAAGCACATCATCGTGGCCACGGGCTCCAACGCCCGCGCATTGCCCGGTACGCCTTTCGACGAGGAGAACATTCTTTCGAACGACGGCGCGCTGCGCATCGGCGCGGTGCCGAAGAAGCTGGGCCTGATCGGCTCGGGCGTCATCGGCCTGGAAATGGGGTCGGTGTGGCGCCGCCTCGGTGCCGAAGTCACGGTGCTCGAAGCGCTGCCGACCTTCCTCGGCGCGGTGGACGAGCAGATCGCCAAGGAAGCCAAGAAGGCCTTCGACAAGCAGAAGCTCAAGATCGAGCTTGGCGTCAAGGTCGGCGAGATCAAGTTGTCGAAGAAGGGCGTGAGCGTTGCCTGGACCAATGCCAAGGGCGAAGCCCAGACGCTGGAAGTCGACAAGCTGATCGTCTCGATCGGCCGCGTGCCCAACACCATTGGCCTGAACGCCGAAGCCGTGGGCCTGAAGCTGGACGAGCGCGGCGCCATTGCCGTGGACGACGATTGCAAGACGAGCCTGCCCAACGTGTGGGCCATCGGCGACGTGGTGCGCGGTCCGATGCTCGCGCACAAGGCCGAGGAAGAGGGCGTTGCCGTGGCGGAGCGCATTGCGGGCCAGCACGGCCACGTCAACTTCAACACGGTTCCGTGGGTCATCTATACCAGCCCCGAGATCGCGTGGGTCGGGCAGACCGAGCAGCAGCTCAAGGCCGCGGGCCGCGCCTACAAGGCCGGCACCTTCCCGTTCCTGGCAAACGGCCGCGCACGCGCGCTGGGCGACACGACCGGCATGGTCAAGTTCCTGGCCGATGCCGCAACCGACGAGATCCTCGGCGTGCACATCGTGGGCCCGCAAGCCAGCGAGCTGATCTCCGAAGCCGTGGTGGCCATGGAGTTCAAGGCCAGCGCCGAAGACATCGCGCGCATCTGCCACGCGCATCCGTCGCTGTCGGAAGCCACGAAGGAAGCGGCACTTGCCGTGGACAAGCGTACGCTGAACTTCTGA